A region from the Triplophysa rosa linkage group LG4, Trosa_1v2, whole genome shotgun sequence genome encodes:
- the akt3b gene encoding RAC-gamma serine/threonine-protein kinase translates to MNDQNVVKEGWVQKRGEYIKNWRPRYFLLKTDGSFIGYKEKPQDADLAYPLNNFSVAKCQLMKTERPKPNTFIIRCLQWTTVIERTFHVDTPDERDEWVEAIQMVADKLAKQEEEGILCSPISQIENVNEEEMDTSTSHHKRKTMSDFDYLKLLGKGTFGKVILVREKASGTYYAMKILKKEVIIAKDEVAHTLTESRVLKNTRHPFLTSLKYSFQTKDRLCFVMEYVNGGELFFHLSRERVFSEDRTRFYGAEIVSALDYLHSAKIVYRDLKLENLMLDKDGHIKITDFGLCKEGITDAATMKTFCGTPEYLAPEVLEDNDYGRAVDWWGLGVVMYEMMCGRLPFYNQDHEKLFELILMEEIKFPRTLSADAKSLLSGLLIKDPNKRLGGGPDDAKEIMRHSFFTALDWQHVYDKKLVPPFMPQVSSETDTRYFDEEFTAQTITITPPEKYDEDGMDSEERRPHFPQFSYSASGRE, encoded by the exons ATGAATGACCAGAACGTAGTGAAAGAGGGTTGGGTTCAGAAAAGAG GTGAATACATTAAGAACTGGAGGCCGCGGTACTTCCTGTTAAAGACGGATGGATCGTTTATCGGATATAAAGAAAAGCCGCAGGATGCTGATTTGGCGTATCCTCTCAACAACTTCTCTGTGGCCA AGTGTCAGCTGATGAAGACAGAGAGACCGAAGCCCAACACCTTTATCATCAGGTGCCTGCAGTGGACCACTGTGATCGAGCGCACGTTCCATGTGGACACGCCTGACGAGAG GGACGAGTGGGTCGAGGCCATTCAGATGGTGGCGGACAAGCTCGCCAAACAGGAAGAGGAGGGAATCTTGTGTAGCCCCATCTCGCAGATTGAAAACGTCAACGAGGAAGAGATGGACACGTCGACCAGTCATCACAAACGAAAG ACAATGAGTGACTTTGACTATCTGAAGTTACTGGGTAAAGGAACGTTCGGGAAGGTGATTCTGGTGCGGGAGAAAGCGAGCGGAACGTATTATGCGATGAAGATTTTGAAAAAGGAGGTCATTATTGCTAAG gaCGAAGTGGCTCACACGCTCACAGAGAGTCGAGTTCTGAAAAACACTAGACATCCATTTTTAACT TCACTGAAGTATTCGTTTCAGACGAAGGATCGATTATGTTTTGTCATGGAATATGTGAACGGAGGAGAG CTATTTTTTCATCTGTCAAGAGAGCGTGTGTTTTCGGAGGATAGAACCCGGTTCTACGGCGCTGAGATCGTTTCTGCGTTAGATTACTTGCACTCCGCAAAAATAGTTTACCGTGACCTGAAG CTGGAGAACCTCATGCTGGATAAGGACGGCCATATAAAGATCACAGATTTTGGTTTGTGTAAGGAAGGCATCACGGACGCCGCCACTATGAAAACATTCTGCGGGACCCCGGAGTATCTGGCACCTGAG GTGTTGGAGGACAATGATTATGGGAGAGCAGTGGACTGGTGGGGTCTGGGTGTTGTTATGTATGAGATGATGTGTGGACGCCTTCCTTTTTATAATCAG GACCATGAGAAGCTCTTTGAGTTGATTTTGATGGAGGAGATCAAATTTCCCAGAACCCTCTCAGCGGATGCCAAGTCATTACTCTCCGGATTACTCATCAAAGACCCCAATAAGAG ACTCGGAGGCGGCCCGGATGATGCTAAAGAAATCATGAGACACAGTTTCTTCACTGCGCTGGACTGGCAACATGTCTATGATAAAAAG CTGGTTCCTCCCTTTATGCCCCAGGTGTCGTCCGAAACAGACACCAGATATTTTGACGAGGAGTTCACGGCACAGACCATCACCATCACTCCGCCAGAGAAGT ATGATGAGGATGGAATGGACTCGGAGGAACGGAGACCACATTTCCCACAGTTTTCTTATTCAGCCAGCGGGCGGGAGTGA
- the pus10 gene encoding putative tRNA pseudouridine synthase Pus10 isoform X3 translates to MLSLKEKDRPIIRKLLAAGCCARCVLRFCCMGTSSSYKQAYEGIHKELLTFIGEENSQQSHDASGHTDDPPNKRMKMEDAISTDTSEEPKTDLDICPVCLGVLQDFCDQTFVKQVSDAVKKEQYVFESLVLTVSLPAQLSVREQSCWLHVKQEVRDKSMCLGKDDVIQVKDAFKWAIQGKIGKELGAAVLANSQFEVGVGFAHPQTEEDCHFLATTCPDCFKPTKNKASIFTRMAVVKALEKISDENFKRHYPCPPKKPSAKCTALDTTCLHTSVFTAGRYNKYSRELPQTPWVIDGERRMDGSVEELIAAPLLSSFRADGFNFSSSGREDVDVRTLGTGRPFAVELLNPHRVKFNRTEIKQLQETINQSSDKIRVRDLQIVTREATSRMKEGEEEKTKSYSALIWTEKAISDTDLEFLENMKNLKIAQKTPLRVLHRRPLAVRQRVIHSISATYLDTHHFTLKLCTQAGTYIKEFVHGDFGRTKPNLCDLMKTDTDILELDVESVDIDWPPAIPD, encoded by the exons ATGCTTTCCCTCAAAGAGAAAGATCGGCCAATCATAAGAAAGCTGTTGGCTGCCGGCTGCTGTGCGAGATGCGTGTTGCGGTTCTGCTGTATGGGAACCAGCTCCTCGTACAAACAAGCCTATGAG GGTATACACAAAGAGCTTCTCACGTTCATCGGTGAAGAAAACAGCCAGCAATCCCATGATGCCTCAGGTCATACAGACGACCCTCCAAACAAGCGCATGAAGATGGAAGACGCTATCAGCACGGACACATCAGAAGAACCTAAAACAGACTTGGATATTTGCCCAGTCTGTCTTGGGGTACTGCAGGACTTCTGCGATCAAACTTTTGTCAAGCAG GTGTCAGACGCTGTGAAAAAAGAACAGTACGTGTTTGAAAGTCTCGTGCTGACCGTTTCTTTGCCTGCTCAGCTGTCTGTCAGAGAG CAGTCTTGCTGGTTGCATGTCAAACAGGAAGTCAG GGATAAGAGCATGTGTTTGGGgaaagatgatgtcattcagGTGAAAGATGCGTTCAAGTGGGCCATACAGGGAAAGATCGGTAAGGAACTGGGAGCTGCTGTGCTGGCCAAC AGTCAGTTTGAAGTGGGTGTTGGGTTTGCACACCCACAAACTGAAGAGGACTGTCATTTCTT GGCGACCACTTGTCCGGACTGTTTTAAACCCACTAAAAACAAAGCG TCCATCTTCACCAGGATGGCGGTGGTCAAGGCTTTGGAGAAGATCTCCGATGAGAACTTCAAAAG GCATTACCCATGTCCACCGAAGAAACCAAGCGCTAAATGTACAGCCCTGGACACCACATGTCTACACACATCTGTCTTTACAGCAG GTCGGTATAATAAGTACTCTCGAGAGCTTCCTCAGACGCCGTGGGTGATCGACGGAGAGAGACGAATGGATGGATCTGTGGAGGAACTCATTGCGGCTCCTCTGTTGTCCTCATTCAGAGCCGATG GTTTTAACTTCTCATCATCAGGACGAGAGGATGTGGACGTGAGAACTCTGGGAACCG GTCGGCCCTTCGCTGTGGAGTTGCTGAACCCTCATCGAGTGAAGTTTAACAGAACTGAGATCAAGCAACTTCAAGAG ACGATCAATCAATCATCTGACAAAATCCGAGTAAGAGACCTGCAGATCGTCACGAG GGAAGCAACCAGTCGAATGAAAGAGGGTGAGGAAGAAAAGACAAAGTCCTACAGCGCCCTCATCTGGACAGAGAAAGCCATTTCCGACACTGACCTGGAATTTCTTGAAAACATGAAG AATCTGAAGATCGCTCAGAAGACGCCATTGAGAGTTCTTCATCGCCGGCCGCTGGCGGTCCGACAGAGAGTGATACACTCCATAAGCGCCACTTACCTGGACACACACCACTTCACCTTAAAGCTATGTACACAGGCCGGGAC TTACATTAAAGAGTTCGTGCACGGAGACTTTGGTCGCACCAAACCCAATCTCTGTGACCTCATGAAGACTGACACTGATATTCTCGAGTTGGATGTGGAG TCTGTGGATATTGACTGGCCTCCTGCAATTCCAGATTGA
- the pus10 gene encoding putative tRNA pseudouridine synthase Pus10 isoform X2, whose protein sequence is MLSLKEKDRPIIRKLLAAGCCARCVLRFCCMGTSSSYKQAYEGIHKELLTFIGEENSQQSHDASGHTDDPPNKRMKMEDAISTDTSEEPKTDLDICPVCLGVLQDFCDQTFVKQVSDAVKKEQYVFESLVLTVSLPAQLSVRESCWLHVKQEVRDKSMCLGKDDVIQVKDAFKWAIQGKIGKELGAAVLANSQFEVGVGFAHPQTEEDCHFLATTCPDCFKPTKNKASIFTRMAVVKALEKISDENFKRHYPCPPKKPSAKCTALDTTCLHTSVFTAGNNSFTFFLDLQHQQTKMSFCWSAGRYNKYSRELPQTPWVIDGERRMDGSVEELIAAPLLSSFRADGFNFSSSGREDVDVRTLGTGRPFAVELLNPHRVKFNRTEIKQLQETINQSSDKIRVRDLQIVTREATSRMKEGEEEKTKSYSALIWTEKAISDTDLEFLENMKNLKIAQKTPLRVLHRRPLAVRQRVIHSISATYLDTHHFTLKLCTQAGTYIKEFVHGDFGRTKPNLCDLMKTDTDILELDVESVDIDWPPAIPD, encoded by the exons ATGCTTTCCCTCAAAGAGAAAGATCGGCCAATCATAAGAAAGCTGTTGGCTGCCGGCTGCTGTGCGAGATGCGTGTTGCGGTTCTGCTGTATGGGAACCAGCTCCTCGTACAAACAAGCCTATGAG GGTATACACAAAGAGCTTCTCACGTTCATCGGTGAAGAAAACAGCCAGCAATCCCATGATGCCTCAGGTCATACAGACGACCCTCCAAACAAGCGCATGAAGATGGAAGACGCTATCAGCACGGACACATCAGAAGAACCTAAAACAGACTTGGATATTTGCCCAGTCTGTCTTGGGGTACTGCAGGACTTCTGCGATCAAACTTTTGTCAAGCAG GTGTCAGACGCTGTGAAAAAAGAACAGTACGTGTTTGAAAGTCTCGTGCTGACCGTTTCTTTGCCTGCTCAGCTGTCTGTCAGAGAG TCTTGCTGGTTGCATGTCAAACAGGAAGTCAG GGATAAGAGCATGTGTTTGGGgaaagatgatgtcattcagGTGAAAGATGCGTTCAAGTGGGCCATACAGGGAAAGATCGGTAAGGAACTGGGAGCTGCTGTGCTGGCCAAC AGTCAGTTTGAAGTGGGTGTTGGGTTTGCACACCCACAAACTGAAGAGGACTGTCATTTCTT GGCGACCACTTGTCCGGACTGTTTTAAACCCACTAAAAACAAAGCG TCCATCTTCACCAGGATGGCGGTGGTCAAGGCTTTGGAGAAGATCTCCGATGAGAACTTCAAAAG GCATTACCCATGTCCACCGAAGAAACCAAGCGCTAAATGTACAGCCCTGGACACCACATGTCTACACACATCTGTCTTTACAGCAGGTAAcaacagttttacattttttttagacTTGCAACACCAACAAACAAAGATGAGTTTCTGTTGGTCTGCAGGTCGGTATAATAAGTACTCTCGAGAGCTTCCTCAGACGCCGTGGGTGATCGACGGAGAGAGACGAATGGATGGATCTGTGGAGGAACTCATTGCGGCTCCTCTGTTGTCCTCATTCAGAGCCGATG GTTTTAACTTCTCATCATCAGGACGAGAGGATGTGGACGTGAGAACTCTGGGAACCG GTCGGCCCTTCGCTGTGGAGTTGCTGAACCCTCATCGAGTGAAGTTTAACAGAACTGAGATCAAGCAACTTCAAGAG ACGATCAATCAATCATCTGACAAAATCCGAGTAAGAGACCTGCAGATCGTCACGAG GGAAGCAACCAGTCGAATGAAAGAGGGTGAGGAAGAAAAGACAAAGTCCTACAGCGCCCTCATCTGGACAGAGAAAGCCATTTCCGACACTGACCTGGAATTTCTTGAAAACATGAAG AATCTGAAGATCGCTCAGAAGACGCCATTGAGAGTTCTTCATCGCCGGCCGCTGGCGGTCCGACAGAGAGTGATACACTCCATAAGCGCCACTTACCTGGACACACACCACTTCACCTTAAAGCTATGTACACAGGCCGGGAC TTACATTAAAGAGTTCGTGCACGGAGACTTTGGTCGCACCAAACCCAATCTCTGTGACCTCATGAAGACTGACACTGATATTCTCGAGTTGGATGTGGAG TCTGTGGATATTGACTGGCCTCCTGCAATTCCAGATTGA
- the pus10 gene encoding putative tRNA pseudouridine synthase Pus10 isoform X1, protein MLSLKEKDRPIIRKLLAAGCCARCVLRFCCMGTSSSYKQAYEGIHKELLTFIGEENSQQSHDASGHTDDPPNKRMKMEDAISTDTSEEPKTDLDICPVCLGVLQDFCDQTFVKQVSDAVKKEQYVFESLVLTVSLPAQLSVREQSCWLHVKQEVRDKSMCLGKDDVIQVKDAFKWAIQGKIGKELGAAVLANSQFEVGVGFAHPQTEEDCHFLATTCPDCFKPTKNKASIFTRMAVVKALEKISDENFKRHYPCPPKKPSAKCTALDTTCLHTSVFTAGNNSFTFFLDLQHQQTKMSFCWSAGRYNKYSRELPQTPWVIDGERRMDGSVEELIAAPLLSSFRADGFNFSSSGREDVDVRTLGTGRPFAVELLNPHRVKFNRTEIKQLQETINQSSDKIRVRDLQIVTREATSRMKEGEEEKTKSYSALIWTEKAISDTDLEFLENMKNLKIAQKTPLRVLHRRPLAVRQRVIHSISATYLDTHHFTLKLCTQAGTYIKEFVHGDFGRTKPNLCDLMKTDTDILELDVESVDIDWPPAIPD, encoded by the exons ATGCTTTCCCTCAAAGAGAAAGATCGGCCAATCATAAGAAAGCTGTTGGCTGCCGGCTGCTGTGCGAGATGCGTGTTGCGGTTCTGCTGTATGGGAACCAGCTCCTCGTACAAACAAGCCTATGAG GGTATACACAAAGAGCTTCTCACGTTCATCGGTGAAGAAAACAGCCAGCAATCCCATGATGCCTCAGGTCATACAGACGACCCTCCAAACAAGCGCATGAAGATGGAAGACGCTATCAGCACGGACACATCAGAAGAACCTAAAACAGACTTGGATATTTGCCCAGTCTGTCTTGGGGTACTGCAGGACTTCTGCGATCAAACTTTTGTCAAGCAG GTGTCAGACGCTGTGAAAAAAGAACAGTACGTGTTTGAAAGTCTCGTGCTGACCGTTTCTTTGCCTGCTCAGCTGTCTGTCAGAGAG CAGTCTTGCTGGTTGCATGTCAAACAGGAAGTCAG GGATAAGAGCATGTGTTTGGGgaaagatgatgtcattcagGTGAAAGATGCGTTCAAGTGGGCCATACAGGGAAAGATCGGTAAGGAACTGGGAGCTGCTGTGCTGGCCAAC AGTCAGTTTGAAGTGGGTGTTGGGTTTGCACACCCACAAACTGAAGAGGACTGTCATTTCTT GGCGACCACTTGTCCGGACTGTTTTAAACCCACTAAAAACAAAGCG TCCATCTTCACCAGGATGGCGGTGGTCAAGGCTTTGGAGAAGATCTCCGATGAGAACTTCAAAAG GCATTACCCATGTCCACCGAAGAAACCAAGCGCTAAATGTACAGCCCTGGACACCACATGTCTACACACATCTGTCTTTACAGCAGGTAAcaacagttttacattttttttagacTTGCAACACCAACAAACAAAGATGAGTTTCTGTTGGTCTGCAGGTCGGTATAATAAGTACTCTCGAGAGCTTCCTCAGACGCCGTGGGTGATCGACGGAGAGAGACGAATGGATGGATCTGTGGAGGAACTCATTGCGGCTCCTCTGTTGTCCTCATTCAGAGCCGATG GTTTTAACTTCTCATCATCAGGACGAGAGGATGTGGACGTGAGAACTCTGGGAACCG GTCGGCCCTTCGCTGTGGAGTTGCTGAACCCTCATCGAGTGAAGTTTAACAGAACTGAGATCAAGCAACTTCAAGAG ACGATCAATCAATCATCTGACAAAATCCGAGTAAGAGACCTGCAGATCGTCACGAG GGAAGCAACCAGTCGAATGAAAGAGGGTGAGGAAGAAAAGACAAAGTCCTACAGCGCCCTCATCTGGACAGAGAAAGCCATTTCCGACACTGACCTGGAATTTCTTGAAAACATGAAG AATCTGAAGATCGCTCAGAAGACGCCATTGAGAGTTCTTCATCGCCGGCCGCTGGCGGTCCGACAGAGAGTGATACACTCCATAAGCGCCACTTACCTGGACACACACCACTTCACCTTAAAGCTATGTACACAGGCCGGGAC TTACATTAAAGAGTTCGTGCACGGAGACTTTGGTCGCACCAAACCCAATCTCTGTGACCTCATGAAGACTGACACTGATATTCTCGAGTTGGATGTGGAG TCTGTGGATATTGACTGGCCTCCTGCAATTCCAGATTGA
- the cct4 gene encoding T-complex protein 1 subunit delta, producing the protein MPEAAARNVSKNKGGAYVDRDKPAQIRFSNISAGKAVADAVRTSLGPKGMDKMIQDGKGDVTITNDGATILKQMQVLHPAAKMMVELSKAQDIEAGDGTTSVVVIAGALLDACAKLLQKGIHPTIISESFQKAVDKGVEILTSISHPVQLSDRETLLNSATTSLCSKVVSQNSSLLAPMSVDAVMRVIDPTTATGVDLHDIRVVKKLGGTIDDCELVDGLVLTQRVVNTGVSRVEKAKIGLIQFCLSPPKTDMDNQIVVSDYAQMDRVLREERAYILNLVKQIKKAGCNVLLIQKSILRDALSDLAIHFLNKMKIMVVKDIEREDIEFICKTIGTKPIAHIDHFTPEMLGTAELAEEVSLDGSGKLVKITGCANPGKTVSIVVRGSNKLVIEEAERSIHDALCVIRCLVKKRALIAGGGAPEIELALRLAEYSRSLAGMEAYCVRAYADALEVIPSTLAENAGLNPISTVTELRNRHAQGEKTAGINVRKGGISNILEELVVQPLLVSISALTLATETVRSILKIDDLVNTR; encoded by the exons ATGCCTGAGGCGGCCGCTAGAAATGTATCTAAAAACAAAGGAGGCGCGTATGTGGACCGGGACAAACCCGCCCAGATTCGCTTCAGCAACATCAGTGCGGGGAAAG ctgtcgCTGATGCCGTCAGAACAAGTCTGGGCCCTAAAGGCATGGATAAAATG ATTCAGGATGGGAAGGGAGATGTTACGATCACTAATGATGGAGCCACGATCCTTAAACAGATGCAGGTGCTGCATCCTGCGGCCAAGATG ATGGTGGAGCTGTCTAAAGCTCAGGACATAGAGGCTGGCGATGGCACCACATCGGTGGTCGTGATCGCTGGAGCTCTTCTGGATGCCTGTGCTAAACTGCTGCAGAAAG GAATCCATCCCACCATCATTTCCGAGTCGTTCCAGAAGGCGGTTGATAAAGGGGTGGAGATCCTCACGTCCATCAGTCACCCGGTGCAGCTGAGTGACAGGGAGACTCTTCTGAACAGCGCCACCACCTCTCTGTGCTCTAAGGTGGTGTCGCAGAACTCCAGCCTGCTCGCTCCCATGAGCGTGGACGCGGTCATGAGGGTCATCGACCCCACCACCGCCACCGGCGTCGACCTCCACGACATCAGAGTTGTGAAGAAGCTTGG AGGGACCATTGATGACTGTGAGCTGGTGGATGGTCTGGTGTTGACTCAGAGGGTGGTGAACACTGGAGTGTCCCGTGTGGAGAAAGCCAAAATCGGCCTCATTCAgttctgtctctcccctcccaAAACTGAC ATGGACAACCAGATTGTGGTTTCAGACTATGCTCAGATGGACCGCGTGCTGCGTGAGGAGAGAGCTTACATCCTCAACCTGGTCAAACAGATTAAGAAAGCCGGCTGCAATGTGCTTCTCATCCAAAAATCCATCCTGAG AGATGCTCTGAGTGATCTGGCCATTCACTTCCTCAATAAAATGAAGATCATGGTGGTGAAAGACATCGAGAGGGAGGACATTGAGTTCATCTGCAAG ACTATCGGCACCAAACCCATCGCTCATATTGACCACTTCACCCCAGAGATGCTGGGTACAGCTGAGCTGGCGGAAGAGGTCAGCCTCGATGGCTCGGGCAAACTGGTGAAG ATCACAGGTTGTGCTAATCCCGGAAAGACCGTCAGCATTGTGGTCCGCGGATCCAACAAGCTGGTGATCGAGGAGGCCGAGCGATCCATCCACGATGCCCTCTGCGTCATCCGCTGCCTTGTCAAGAAGAG AGCTCTGATCGCTGGTGGTGGAGCACCAGAGATCGAGCTGGCGCTGAGGTTGGCAGAATACTCCCGTTCTCTGGCTGGCATGGAGGCGTACTGCGTGCGTGCATACGCCGATGCCCTCGAGGTCATCCCCTCTACGCTGGCAGAGAACGCTGGTCTTAATCCCATCTCCACAGTAACAGAACTGCGTAACAGGCACGCACAAGGAGAGAAGACAGCCGGGATTAACGTCCGCAAG GGCGGGATCTCCAACATCCTTGAAGAGCTGGTCGTTCAACCTCTGCTGGTCTCCATCAGTGCCCTCACCCTCGCCACAGAAACGGTCCGCAGCATCCTCAAGATTGATGATCTT gtGAATACACGATAA